Proteins encoded together in one Rana temporaria chromosome 6, aRanTem1.1, whole genome shotgun sequence window:
- the ZNF142 gene encoding LOW QUALITY PROTEIN: zinc finger protein 142 (The sequence of the model RefSeq protein was modified relative to this genomic sequence to represent the inferred CDS: deleted 1 base in 1 codon), with protein sequence MEMSEIDLQGSCDWTVKSCEQLLLQSSAGTEYHMENPAEDSAGGEGSNVLHLQVEETLPMTDLSLSGPGQIMFDTSDVQSGTETSKSVGILAEATLLSQDFCQLADSSMPELPSNTPYTSDMIFADQISISLEDGSCQDKKDSLSCPICQNPFKSPSELKEHFKSHPPAPQDFRCWQRGCAFTAQDVKRLQSHLRREHKVTPVTCSHRSCRLLFPSRDEMSRHFRNHFPFHCVHCDFVSSNTKLFSQHQKSHCRDGQSFPNFDSIQPAPMEASTAPPAIDLLSGRSLQCSKGSDVGSGLAVKRKRRGKVAEADSGGDGEEENECDSVIKKVKRTRSSRTDKETTFTGDVENGEEHLYKTHMCPECKRCFKKRTHLADHLHLHFPDPNLQCPNCRKFFTSRSKLKIHMMREAGEKAHRCPLCDYSSVEKNALNRHMASIHEGVSNFYTDTYSCPVCQETFKLSQALKDHMKGHKAEQTLLFCFDPGCDQASSDRKEYLRHMKESHGIQAVECRYHACTALFKSREEMEEHRKNHYAFHCQECDFVCSNKHTFRKHRKRGHPGKEELACRFCPYKSFNPVEYADHVGKMHANEKIHRCGECDFATAHKRVLIRHKLLHTGEKPHKCSQCDFTCRDLSYLSKHMLTHSADKNYMCTECGYITKWKHYLNVHMRKHNGDLRYHCSQCSYRCHRADQLSSHKLRHQGKTLICEVCGFGCKRKSELQKHMQVKHSQSAQIPIYQCQHCNYQTRYKQTLRNHENGKHTKHREFRCALCPFRTFSNTSLFFHKRKSHGYVPGDKEWLERYASKQQEINNANLLFPYKTEMSVTLKQTSSGDQQAQEHNCEELDGHVEKNMDSQATQCLQVEGLTEPSENANMSVADESLFAAITLEPVETCSIEMEDFPVRLELASSNELLVKEPTVETCEDPLPEQSEILCFSETLTIDDHMTCGQDFEEEAEDQDKPENSVCVTAVHYDPEPVLCEISDQCEELPDPENGNLEIQPGDISVEVQGSWADVVKGGVQLTIVCESSGLNETDLQVVEPPPVSMDEYDNSRPESILKALRKQDKEQAETLVLEGRVQMLVVQSKSQIYRCEKCSYITKKKAGIVQHAKNGCNVRKSALMCQECGASFKQQRGLNTHILKKCPVVLKKKRVGVKATTSSKTMDQHDNSHPGHDAACSKEGITESQDSSLPENFLDRVSAGQEFVQDPLKEKLVQDPLKETDPDRTESIEHATSELPLEGPRDQDNVSSVSEEREKYRYKDGKFRCLFCSYSCSRECTINCHVNENCREVKKVSCTLCLAVLDSETALRKHKCTKHKILKSNRDKEYDCESSGREDGPNTEEEDGEQNESVDSCKDMTTGTGKLSCPTCPFTCSQERAMRTHKKKGCLKPGELQCSLCSFRCVSTAALNRHRDLHQKYSQNRAHLQCKLCDFTCKQPRCLKQHVRIRHEGVKPHRCKYCDFSTTRRYRLEAHESLHTGVGRISCDACSRTFGTNSKLRLHQRRVHEKKPTHFCNLCDYSGYSQNDIARHLSSCHSGELDFPCNVCQASFSSEAALKQHSLRKHQEKETYECSQCLFSCHSQATLRCHVQKQHLQLGCALCKETFSRRQDLEEHRKSHFSHHCQQCQFAAKDRQQLVNHYAEEHESSALPGVEAEEGPLRCPFCSFSCRHQLVYDHHVKGHGATRVYKCSDCEYSTRNKQKITWHSRIHTGEKPYKCHLCTYACGDPSRLKYHMRIHKDEKNYLCPECGYKCKW encoded by the exons ATGGAAATGTCTGAAATTGACCTTCAGGGGTCATGTGACTGGACTGTGAAGTCATGTGAGCAATTATTGCTCCAGTCGTCTGCTGGGACAGAATACCATATGGAGAATCCGGCTGAGGACAGTGCTGGTGGGGAAGGATCCAATGTCCTCCATCTTCAAGTAGAGGAGACCTTACCAATGACCGATCTCTCCCTGTCTGGCCCTGGTCAGATAATGTTTGATACTTCTGACGTGCAAAGTGGTACGGAGACAA GTAAATCTGTTGGCATCTTGGCTGAAGCCACCCTATTGTCTCAGGACTTCTGTCAGCTTGCAGACTCGAGTATGCCGGAACTTCCCAGTAATACTCCATACACTTCAGACATGATCTTTGCGGACCAAATCTCCATCAGCCTTGAAGATGGCTCCTGCCAAGACAAGAAGGACAGCCTTTCCTGTCCCATTTGTCAAAATCCATTCAAGTCACCCAGTGAACTAAAGGAGCATTTTAAAAGTCACCCCCCAGCACCCCAGGATTTCAGATGCTGGCAAAGGGGCTGCGCGTTCACCGCTCAGGATGTAAAAAGGCTCCAGTCTCATCTGAGGAGGGAACATAAAGTGACTCCGGTGACTTGTTCTCATCGCAGCTGCCGCCTGCTTTTCCCGAGCCGAGACGAGATGTCCCGACACTTCCGAAACCATTTTCCTTTTCACTGTGTTCACTGCGACTTTGTCAGCTCCAACACCAAGCTGTTCTCCCAGCATCAGAAGAGCCATTGTAGAGACGGACAGTCGTTTCCAAATTTTGACTCCATACAGCCAGCGCCAATGGAAGCTTCTACAGCTCCGCCAGCAATCGACCTGCTGAGTGGCCGTTCTCTGCAGTGTA GTAAAGGATCTGACGTTGGCTCTGGACTGGCAGTCAAACGCAAGAGGCGTGGAAAAGTAGCAGAAGCCGACTCCGGGGGTGACGGTGAGGAGGAAAACGAATGTGATTCTGTcatcaaaaaagtaaaaagaaccCGGAGCTCCCGTACTGACAAGGAGACGACCTTCACAG GAGATGTGGAGAATGGTGAAGAGCACCTATATAAGACCCACATGTGCCCCGAATGTAAACGCTGCTTTAAGAAGAGGACTCACTTGGCTGACCACCTCCACCTGCACTTCCCTGACCCGAACCTGCAGTGCCCAAACTGCCGCAAATTCTTCACCAGCCGCAGTAAGCTAAAGATCCACATGATGAGAGAAGCGGGTGAAAAGGCCCACCGCTGCCCGCTGTGTGACTACAGCTCCGTGGAAAAGAACGCTCTGAACCGTCACATGGCGAGCATTCACGAGGGGGTCTCTAACTTTTATACGGACACCTACTCCTGCCCAGTGTGCCAGGAGACCTTTAAACTGAGCCAGGCTCTGAAGGATCACATGAAAGGGCACAAAGCCGAGCAGACGTTGCTGTTTTGCTTTGACCCCGGGTGCGACCAGGCTTCGTCCGACCGCAAGGAGTACCTGCGGCACATGAAGGAGTCTCACGGTATCCAGGCTGTGGAATGCAGGTACCATGCCTGCACTGCGCTCTTCAAGTCCCGCGAGGAGATGGAGGAGCACCGCAAGAACCATTACGCCTTTCACTGCCAAGAATGCGACTTTGTCTGTTCCAACAAACACACCTTCCGCAAGCACAGGAAACGCGGGCACCCGGGCAAAGAGGAGCTGGCATGCCGCTTCTGTCCTTATAAGAGCTTTAACCCAGTGGAATACGCGGACCACGTGGGCAAGATGCATGCCAATGAGAAGATCCACCGCTGTGGGGAGTGTGATTTTGCAACGGCGCACAAGAGGGTGTTGATACGACACAAGTTGTTACACACAG GAGAGAAACCtcacaaatgcagccagtgtgacTTCACTTGTCGGGACTTGAGCTACCTCTCTAAACACATGCTGACGCATTCCGCAGACAAGAACTACATGTGTACGGAATGCGGGTACATCACCAAGTGGAAGCATTACCTGAACGTACACATGCGTAAACACAACGGAGACCTCAG gTATCATTGCAGTCAGTGTTCATATCGCTGCCACCGTGCCGACCAGCTGAGCAGCCACAAGCTTCGGCACCAGGGGAAGACTCTGATTTGCGAAGTCTGCGGGTTCGGATGCAAGCGCAAAAGCGAGCTCCAGAAGCACATGCAGGTCAAGCATTCCCAGAGCGCCCAGATACCCATCTACCAATGCCAGCACTGCAATTACCAGACGAGGTATAAGCAAACCTTGCGCAACCATGAGAATGGCAAGCACACCAAGCACCGCGAGTTCCGCTGCGCCCTGTGCCCCTTCCGCACATTCAGCAACACAAGCCTGTTTTTCCACAAACGCAAATCGCATGGGTATGTACCGGGCGATAAGGAGTGGCTGGAGAGGTACGCAAGCAAACAGCAAGAAATAAACAACGCCAACCTGCTATTTCCGTACAAAACTGAGATGTCGGTGACTCTTAAGCAAACTTCTTCTGGTGATCAACAAGCTCAGGAACATAACTGTGAGGAACTAGATGGCCACGTTGAGAAAAATATGGATTCTCAGGCGACTCAGTGCCTGCAGGTAGAAGGTCTTACTGAACCATCTGAAAATGCCAACATGTCAGTGGCAGATGAATCTTTATTTGCAGCTATTACTCTAGAACCCGTTGAAACTTGCAGTATAGAAATGGAAGACTTCCCAGTACGTTTGGAACTAGCCTCATCCAACGAGCTCCTGGTCAAGGAGCCTACTGTGGAGACCTGTGAAGATCCTCTTCCAGAACAATCGGAAATCCTGTGCTTCTCTGAGACGTTGACCATTGACGACCATATGACCTGTGGGCAGGATTTCGAAGAAGAAGCTGAAGATCAAGACAAGCCTGAGAACAGTGTATGTGTAACTGCTGTCCACTATGACCCTGAGCCAGTTTTGTGTGAAATTAGTGACCAGTGTGAAGAGCTTCCCGACCCTGAGAATGGTAATCTTGAAATTCAGCCTGGCGATATCTCAGTTGAAGTACAGGGGTCCTGGGCTGACGTTGTCAAGGGCGGCGTACAGCTGACCATTGTATGTGAGTCAAGTGGGCTTAACGAGACCGACCTTCAGGTAGTGGAGCCTCCTCCTGTCTCTATGGACGAATATGATAATAGCAGGCCTGAGTCCATACTGAAGGCCTTGAGAAAGCAGGACAAGGAGCAAGCGGAGACGCTCGTCCTGGAGGGACGAGTCCAAATGTTGGTGGTCCAATCTAAAAGTCAGATTTACCGATGTGAAAAGTGTTCCTACATCACCAAGAAGAAGGCGGGCATTGTCCAGCACGCTAAGAACGGTTGCAACGTGCGCAAATCTGCCTTGATGTGCCAGGAATGCGGAGCTAGCTTTAAACAACAAAGAGGGCTCAATACTCATATCCTTAAGAAGTGTCCAGTAGTATTAAAGAAGAAAAGAGTTGGGGTCAAGGCAACTACATCTTCGAAGACGATGGACCAGCATGACAACAGCCACCCGGGTCATGATGCAGCATGTTCCAAAGAAGGTATTACTGAGAGTCAAGATTCCAGCTTGCCTGAAAACTTTCTAGATCGGGTATCTGCAGGTCAAGAGTTTGTGCAAGACCCCTTGAAAGAAAAGTTGGTGCAAGACCCCTTGAAAGAAACTGATCCTGATCGAACAGAAAGTATTGAGCATGCAACCAGTGAGCTCCCCTTAGAAGGTCCAAGGGATCAGGACAATGTTTCTTCTGTGTCGGAGGAAAGGGAAAAATACAGATATAAAGACGGGAAATTCCGATGCTTATTTTGCTCCTATTCCTGCTCCAGAGAATGTACGATCAATTGCCACGTGAACGAGAACTGCCGGGAAGTAAAAAAAGTATCCTGCACCCTTTGCCTGGCTGTTCTAGACTCGGAAACGGCGCTAAGAAAACATAAATGCACAAAGCATAAAATCTTAAAGAGCAATCGGGATAAAGAATATGATTGTGaaagttctggaagagaggacggTCCCAAtacagaagaagaagatggagaacAAAATGAAAGCGTAGATTCTTGTAAAGATATGACCACCGGCACCGGCAAACTTTCATGCCCCACCTGCCCGTTCACATGCAGTCAAGAGCGGGCCATGAGAACGCACAAGAAAAAAGGTTGTCTAAAACCAGGGGAGCTCCAGTGTTCGCTCTGCTCGTTTCGGTGCGTATCGACGGCGGCTCTTAACCGACACAGAGACCTTCACCAGAAGTATTCTCAAAACCGAGCGCACCTGCAGTGCAAGCTTTGCGACTTCACCTGCAAGCAGCCGCGATGTTTGAAGCAGCATGTGCGGATCCGCCACGAAGGGGTTAAACCCCACCGCTGCAAATACTGCGACTTCAGCACCACCCGGCGCTACCGCCTGGAAGCCCACGAATCCCTTCAC ACCGGGGTTGGCCGCATCTCCTGCGACGCTTGCAGTCGGACTTTTGGCACGAACTCGAAACTCCGGCTGCACCAGCGAAGAGTCCACGAGAAGAAACCCACGCACTTTTGCAACCTGTGCGATTATAGCGGCTACAGCCAGAACGATATCGCTCGGCACTTGAGCAGCTGCCATAGCGGCGAACTGGATTTCCCATGCAACGTGTGCCAGGCGAGTTTTAGCTCCGAGGCGGCGCTGAAGCAGCACAGCCTGCGGAAGCACCAAGAGAAGGAGACCTATGAATGTTCGCAGTGCCTGTTCTCCTGTCATAGCCAGGCCACGCTCCGATGTCACGTTCAGAAGCAGCACTTGCAGCTGGGGTGTGCCTTGTGCAAGGAGACTTTCTCCCGCCGGCAGGACTTGGAGGAGCACCGGAAATCTCACTTTTCTCACCACTGCCAGCAGTGCCAGTTTGCTGCCAAGGACCGGCAGCAGTTAGTTAACCATTACGCAGAGGAGCACGAGTCATCGGCGCTGCCTGGTGTGGAGGCGGAAGAAGGTCCCCTGCGCTGCCCTTTCTGTTCTTTTTCCTGTCGTCACCAGCTGGTGTATGACCACCATGTCAAGGGCCACGGGGCCACACGGGTCTACAAGTGTTCTGACTGTGAGTACAGCACCAGGAATAAGCAGAAGATCACCTGGCACAGCCGAATTCATACCGGGGAAAAGCCCTACAAATGTCACCTTTGCACCTACGCCTGTGGAGATCCTTCACGTCTTAAG TACCATATGCGGATCCACAAGGATGAAAAGAACTACCTTTGTCCCGAGTGCGGATACAAGTGCAAGTGGTGA